CAAGCCGGCCATGTGGCAGCAATCTGTACATTTCCACGGCGTGTTCCGGGCGGACGATATCCTGATCACCTATGAGTATCATTGTCGGCGCTTTGATGGAGCGGATATCACTATCCGGCCAATCCTTAAACGATAACACGCGTTGCCGGTCCTTATCATGCATGGCTGATAAGCCTTTGGTGTCAGGATTAATGCGGAGGTAAGCATCTTTTAATTGTTGTGGCATATTGTCAAGGGTAGCCTGTTGCATAAACGTCCACAATTGTGGATAAGCTCCATCCCTCTTATAAAAAGCAGATGCTACTACCAGTTTACGTACAATGTCCGGATGACGAATACCTATTTGCATGGCCGTACTCCCGCCATTACTGAAGCCAAAAAAATCGGCGTTTTTGATATGCAGTTGTTGTAATAAGGCAGCCACATCATCCGCATCCTGTTCAAAACTCAATGGCCGATCTATGTCGGCGGTATGCCCATGCGCCTGTAGTTCAACTGCAATGACCTGTCTGCTTTTTGCGAATAAGGGTAATACCTTTCCGAAGGTGGTGGTAATGGTAGAACCGCCACCATGAATGAGTACCAACGGATTGCCTTTGCCATGGATTTCGTAATACATTTTCAGACCGTTAATCGTCGCATAACCGCTGGTACTATCCGTACTTTCCTGCTTTTTTTGACTGGCTGATTCATTTGGTGCGTTACATCCCATCATGCAGGTTGCTATGATAAATGAAAAGAATAGCAATAAAACGGTGAGTGTTGTTTTCCCGGATGTTTTTTTCATTACTATGCTGATTGGTTTGAAATGAGTGCTTCCAGCCGGTTTAGCATGAGGAGCCAACCCTGGTAAGCACCTGTTTGTTTTGCATCTTTTTCTGACATGGTCTGATGCAGGGTAAGTTCAGTTTTATTGCCGTATTCGGTAAACGTGACTGTTAAAATAGTTGCTGCCGGCAACGCAGCACTTTTACCAACATCAACAGGCTCCACGGTGTTGCCTTGTTCATCCGTAATAACGATGGTATATACCAGCCGTTCAGGCGCAACAACTTCCAGGTAGACGCCTTTGCACCAGCAATCACCATGTATAGGGGAGTGGATGCAGGAATGGAAAGTGCCTCCTTTTTGTACATCAATACTTTTAAAAGAGATGGTGCAATCGTCGGGAGCGAACCAACGCAATAATTGCTCGGGTTCTGTCCACGCTTTGAATACAAGTTCTCTCGGCGCATTGAAAATATGCGTGATGTTTACTTCATTTTTGGTGTTACTTTTTTCCATCTTTTTTGGTTTTGGTTTGTACTTCATTCAGGTAATTATCAAGCGCATTAAACCTGGATTTCCAATGCTCTGAGTACTGTGCTACCCAGTCGGCCACCTCGTGGAGTTTTTCAAGCTTTGCTTCACAATATCTTTCCCTGCCTTTCTGCCTGATAACGATGAGTTCACACTCGGTCAGTATTTTTATATGCCTGGAAACGGCCTGCCGGCTGATGTCAAAGGTTTCTGCTATCGCATTCAGGTTTAATGGCTGTTGCGCTATCTGCGCTATTATTTCGCGCCTGGTCGGATCGGCAATGGCCTGGTATACGTCTCGTCTTATTATCATTATGCAATCATTTCGTTGCAAATATATATGCAATCATCTGGTTGCCCAAATATTTTTTTGAAATGGCTTATTCGAATGGAAGAATATGTGAGGCTGAATGCTTGTTCAGCAAGATTTTACTTTGGGTGAGAAATTTTACAGAAATGAATAACCCTACCGGAAAACGAATAAATGTATTATTTTAGGAAAGAATTGATTTCTTATCGTCATTATTACTAAATATTACTACCATGAATATTTCCAGGAGGAGCTTTTTGATGAAAAGCACATTTGCGCTGGCTGGCACCACCCTTTTGTCGCGGCAACTTTTTGCTATGGAGCGGAAAAGGGAAGTTATGGGTATCCAGTTGTATTCTATCCGGGACGATATGAGTAAAGCGCCGCTGCCTACCTTAAAGCTACTGGCAGAGATGGGATATAAAAACGTGGAACATGCCAATTATGTAAACAGGAAGTTTTACGGTTATGGCGCCAAAGATTTTAAAAGAATCCTGAATGATCTTGGACTGACCATGCCCAGCGGCCACACCGTCATGGGCAAACAGCACTGGGATGCTGCAAAAAAGGATTTTACGGATGAGTGGAAGTACACTGTTGAAGATGCGGCCATCATGGGTCAGAAGTTTGTGATCAGCCCCTCGCTGGATGGGAGCATGCGCAAAAATTACGACGACTTTATGGGCTATATGAACGTTTTCAATAAAAGCGGTGAACTGTGCAAAAAATCGGGGATGAAATTTGGTTATCATAACCATGATTTTGAGTTCAGCGAAGAATTGAACGGGCATAAGCTTTTTGATCTTATCCTGGAAAATACAGACCCTTCACTGGTAGCCCAGCAGCTGGATATTGGCAATATGTATCATGCCGGCGGTATGGCGCTGGATGTCATGAAGAAATATCCGGGCAGATTTGAACTGATGCACGTGAAAGATGAAATCAAAGCAGCTACAAAAGGAGAGATGGGAGGAGCATATGAAAGTACGGTGCTGGGCAAAGGTATCATCCCGGTAAAAGAAATAATAGACCTTGGCAGAAAATCCGGCGGTACGAAATATTTCATTATTGAACAGGAATCTTACCAGGATATAACCCCACTGGAATCTGTAAAACAAGACCTGGCCGTTATGAAAAAATGGGGATATTGATATCACATAATTAAAAGATAAACAAGTATTTTTTAGAGCCTCAATTTTATATTGAGGCTTTTCGTTTATGGGTAATCGTTAGCGGATATTTTTTATTTGTTTGTACTGTTTTTAATCCCGCAACCACTTTACCATATGTGGATAAGCGGGTACTTTTAAACGTTGTGCCCTTTTCTCGTTGAAGGTGAGTCCAATTCTTTGCAGCATTGCCAGGCCGATATATTCTTTCTTGCTGCAACTTTCTGTGATATAGCTGCTACCATCCCTGTACCCCTCTTCATGAAAAACAAAGCCGGGATCTATCTCTAAATAAATGGAAGCTGCATAGGACCAGGCAATGGCCATCATTTCCTCGGCTTCTCTATCAGTTCTCTGTATGATGCATTTTTCTGTCAGATTATGACGGTCTCCTGCGGGAACTACCGCAATATGCCCTGCCTCATGTAAAATATCTCCCGGATGCTGAAGGCCATCCCTGTCAATGATGATGACGCCATTCTTTATTAAAAGCCCCGGTAGAAAGCCATCATCGCCGATTGTTCTGAAGGTGGTTTGAATACCAATGGTGTGCAAAAAATCAATACATTTATCGAACTTAATCATTTCCTCATAATCCATATCGTTCATCTTCTCGTTTTATTTAACTCCTGTAACGGGTACTGCAGCTGTGCGGAGTAGTGTGATCATATATCTCCTTTGGCTCATTATTGGGTTCCCGAAGCGTTGAGCATGGAGGGTGCGCTAAGGGACAAAGGTATCCAATTGTACGCTATGATACCTCATTGGCTTCCTGTTGAAGGGATAGAATAGGCTTAATGCCCCGATGAAAAAGTTATTTATTTGCGATATTGTGCGAAATCGCATTTATTTGCATTGTAATTTATATAAATTATCAGCAAATGGGAATAACGGACAGCACAATAAAAGCAAGTAAAGCAACAAAAGCTATTTTCCTGGTATGCGGTCTGGGGATATCCAGCTGGGCGCCTATGGTTCCTTATGCGAAAGACAGGTTGCACCTGAATGATGCCAATTTAGGGCTGCTGCTCTTGTTATTGGGTGGCGGGGCCATCACCATGATGCCACTCAGTGGTGTGCTTGCACATCGATATGGAAGCCGGGTCGTTATCCTTTTTTCCGCATTGCTCATGGCAGTTACACTACCCTTATTATTAATCATGACTTCCGTAGTGTGGATGGGCGTTGTGTTATTTGTTTTTGGTTCCGCTGTTGGTACCGTGGATGTAGCCATGAATACGCATGGCGTACAGGTACAGAACAGGTACGGCAAGCCTGTTATGTCTTCTCTTCACGGACTTTTCAGTGTTGGCGGATTGTTTGGTTCTTTAGGGCTGGGTTTCCTGATGAAGCTTGGCCTGGAGCCAATTACAGCAGCTATCAGCATCGCTGTTTTACTGGTTTTAATTGTATCATGGAAATATACTTCCCTGTTTGATCACGCCACAGAAAAGGCGGTCATCAGCGAATTCTCTTCAGATAATGGCGATACAGCCACTACTTCTTTCTCCTGGTTGACAGGCGGGGTTCTTTTTTTAGGAGCGATGTGCTTCGCAGTCTTTCTTGCGGAAGGAACGATGCTGGATTGGAGCGCCGTTTTTCTTCGTGAAAACAGGGGCATCGAAGAAGAGCTGGCGGGTGTTGGTTATGCGGCCTTTTCAATCGCCATGGCTACCATGCGTTTGTTGGGAGATAAACTTGTTGCCCGTTTGGACAGCAGAACGGTAGTTGTTGCCGGAAGCCTGGTGGCTGCTGCCGGTATGTTTTTGGCTGTTTCTACTCCGTGGATGATAACAGCTTTACTGGGTTTTGTATTACTGGGATTAGGCGCTGCCAATATAGTTCCTGTTTTTATTAGTGAAGGAGGCCGGTTAAAAGACGTACCGGCGACGGTTGCTATTCCGGCGATTACCACAATAGGCTATGCCGGCCAATTGGCAGGACCTGCGATACTGGGTTTTATAGCATACCATTTTTCCCTTCCGATAGCACTCAGTTTTAGTGGTCTTTTATTGATAGTAGTAGCCGCTGCATATGCCTTTAGAAGGAATGTTTAAAATGGTTTAATCTGATTGATATTATGCTAAAGGAAGAACGCTTTGATCATATTCTGGGCCTGCTGAAACAAGACGGCAAGGTCACGTATGAATTCCTGGCCAGTGATCTGAAGGTATCAGAAGATACCATCAGGAGGGATATTGAAATTCTTCATAGTAACGGATTGCTGTCGAAAGTACGCGGAGGTGCTATTCCACGATCCGGCAACCCTTTAAATTTTCAGGACCGTTCTGATTACCTGTCGGCAGGAAAAGAAATCATTGCTTTAAAAGCACTGCAATTTATAAAGAACGGACAAACCCTGTTTATGGATGGTGGTACCACCGTATGCGCTATTGCGGCTTATTTTTTACCTGATATCAGTATCCGGGTAGTCACCAACAACCAGGCGCTTATTCCCATTCTTACAAAATATAAACAGGTTGAAATGATTGTTTTAGGCGGGACTTATGACCGCAATACGGAAACAACTACCGGTGTCAGAACCTGCGAAGAGGTGAAGAAACATGTCGCTGACCTTTACCTGATGGGTACTTGCGCGGTTGAACGTAAATTCGGTATTACAGCAGCTTTACAACAGGATGGAGAAGTAAAACAAGCGATGCTGCATGCTTCTATGAAAACAATTGCCCTGAGCAACAGCGAAAAGCTGGGGAGCACAGATCATTTTAAAGTATGTGGTATCGAAGACATTGATGCACTCATCACAGATCTTCCAAGCGATGACAGCAGACTGGATACTTACAGGAATCTGGGCGTTAAACTAATCTAGTGTCTTGTTCGCTGTAAATAGTGATCCTGATTCCCTTTCATGCATGTTGATATTATCTTATTTATTTAATGGAATTTTATATCTTGTAAAATAAGGTCATTGAATAATTAATTGAAACTATACTGCATGAAGTCGCTGTTTTTAGTTGTTTGTTTGTTCGCAACTAGTTCTCTTTGGGGAAACCCGCCAGGTAAATTAATTACTGAAGGTAAAAGTGATTATAAAATCTTTGTTTCGGAAAGCGCCTCAGATCCTGAGCAGCGTGCGGCAAGGGAACTACAAAAGTATCTTCAAAAGGTGAGTGGTTGTTTTATGGAAATTACCCATGAAACAAAACCGGACGCCAAATTGATCTATATTGGTTTTACAGGTGCGCCGGAAACATTACTTAAAAATCTGCAACCAAAGGAGTTTGGTAAAGAAGAGTATATCATCCGCTCGGATGGGGACCAGTTGCTGATTGCCGGCGGAGCGCCCCGGGGAACTTTATATGGCGTGATTGGTTATTTATCTGATTACCTGGATTGCCGTTGGTATACCCGCGAAGTAATCAAAACACCTAAACAAACAACCATTACCCTATCCCAAATTGAAGACCGTCAGAAGCCTGTCTTTGTAAACCGCGAAGCCTGGTACCGCGAAGCCTATAATCCTGAATGGGCCATGCATAACCGGCTGAATCCTACCATCGTTCCGCTGCCCGATTCAATGGGTGGCAGTTACATTGCTTACCCGTTTGCCCATACCTTCAGCCAGTTGGTGCCATCGGAAAAGCATTTTTCCACACACCCGGAATATTTTGCAGAGGTCAACGGAAAGCGGCTCAATGGCCCGAATCCACAGCTTTGCCTGACTAATCCGGCAGTAGTAAAGATAGCAACCGCACAGGTTTTTGAATGGATAAAAGAACATCCGGAAGCCAATATTTTTTCTATCGATCAAAATGACGGAGAAGGAAACTGTACATGTAAAGATTGTAAAAAAATAGACGATGCGGAAGGAAGTCCATCCGGCTCCTTATTAACTTTTGTAAACCAGATTGCTGATACTGTTGGAAAAGTGTATCCTGCTGTTAATCTCCGCACCTTTGCCTATGCCTATACAGAAGTGCCGCCCAGAAATATCCGTCCTGCCGATAACGTGACCATCCGCCTTTGCCATTACCAGTATTGTTCGGCGCATCCACTGACAGGATGTGATGATCATAAACCGTTCATTGAGCGGTTTAATGCGTGGAAAAAAATTGCCAAACACATTTCGATCTGGGATTACTATACAGACTTTGCCCAATTCCTGATGCCCTTTCCCAATTTTGAAAGTTTTAAACACGACATTAAATGGTATGCAGACCATGGCGTGGAAAGCATTTTCGCTCAGGGAAACAACGTTCCCGATAATGGAGGCGGAGAATTTTCTGAGTTACGCGCCTGGGTCATTTCACAATTATTGTGGAATGCAAACCGTGATCCGCAGGCACTCGTGGATGAATATGTGAACAATGTATATGGCGATGCTGCTCCGTTTATATCCGGCTATATCAAGCTGCTACATGATGAGG
The Chitinophaga sp. MM2321 DNA segment above includes these coding regions:
- a CDS encoding alpha/beta hydrolase, which gives rise to MKKTSGKTTLTVLLLFFSFIIATCMMGCNAPNESASQKKQESTDSTSGYATINGLKMYYEIHGKGNPLVLIHGGGSTITTTFGKVLPLFAKSRQVIAVELQAHGHTADIDRPLSFEQDADDVAALLQQLHIKNADFFGFSNGGSTAMQIGIRHPDIVRKLVVASAFYKRDGAYPQLWTFMQQATLDNMPQQLKDAYLRINPDTKGLSAMHDKDRQRVLSFKDWPDSDIRSIKAPTMILIGDQDIVRPEHAVEMYRLLPHGRLAILPGGHGAYIGEITVAEKDSQLRTLTVAMIEAFLDSTQ
- a CDS encoding SRPBCC domain-containing protein, which produces MEKSNTKNEVNITHIFNAPRELVFKAWTEPEQLLRWFAPDDCTISFKSIDVQKGGTFHSCIHSPIHGDCWCKGVYLEVVAPERLVYTIVITDEQGNTVEPVDVGKSAALPAATILTVTFTEYGNKTELTLHQTMSEKDAKQTGAYQGWLLMLNRLEALISNQSA
- a CDS encoding metalloregulator ArsR/SmtB family transcription factor, with protein sequence MRRDVYQAIADPTRREIIAQIAQQPLNLNAIAETFDISRQAVSRHIKILTECELIVIRQKGRERYCEAKLEKLHEVADWVAQYSEHWKSRFNALDNYLNEVQTKTKKDGKK
- a CDS encoding sugar phosphate isomerase/epimerase family protein — encoded protein: MNISRRSFLMKSTFALAGTTLLSRQLFAMERKREVMGIQLYSIRDDMSKAPLPTLKLLAEMGYKNVEHANYVNRKFYGYGAKDFKRILNDLGLTMPSGHTVMGKQHWDAAKKDFTDEWKYTVEDAAIMGQKFVISPSLDGSMRKNYDDFMGYMNVFNKSGELCKKSGMKFGYHNHDFEFSEELNGHKLFDLILENTDPSLVAQQLDIGNMYHAGGMALDVMKKYPGRFELMHVKDEIKAATKGEMGGAYESTVLGKGIIPVKEIIDLGRKSGGTKYFIIEQESYQDITPLESVKQDLAVMKKWGY
- a CDS encoding MFS transporter, whose translation is MGITDSTIKASKATKAIFLVCGLGISSWAPMVPYAKDRLHLNDANLGLLLLLLGGGAITMMPLSGVLAHRYGSRVVILFSALLMAVTLPLLLIMTSVVWMGVVLFVFGSAVGTVDVAMNTHGVQVQNRYGKPVMSSLHGLFSVGGLFGSLGLGFLMKLGLEPITAAISIAVLLVLIVSWKYTSLFDHATEKAVISEFSSDNGDTATTSFSWLTGGVLFLGAMCFAVFLAEGTMLDWSAVFLRENRGIEEELAGVGYAAFSIAMATMRLLGDKLVARLDSRTVVVAGSLVAAAGMFLAVSTPWMITALLGFVLLGLGAANIVPVFISEGGRLKDVPATVAIPAITTIGYAGQLAGPAILGFIAYHFSLPIALSFSGLLLIVVAAAYAFRRNV
- a CDS encoding DeoR/GlpR family DNA-binding transcription regulator, yielding MLKEERFDHILGLLKQDGKVTYEFLASDLKVSEDTIRRDIEILHSNGLLSKVRGGAIPRSGNPLNFQDRSDYLSAGKEIIALKALQFIKNGQTLFMDGGTTVCAIAAYFLPDISIRVVTNNQALIPILTKYKQVEMIVLGGTYDRNTETTTGVRTCEEVKKHVADLYLMGTCAVERKFGITAALQQDGEVKQAMLHASMKTIALSNSEKLGSTDHFKVCGIEDIDALITDLPSDDSRLDTYRNLGVKLI
- a CDS encoding DUF4838 domain-containing protein, giving the protein MKSLFLVVCLFATSSLWGNPPGKLITEGKSDYKIFVSESASDPEQRAARELQKYLQKVSGCFMEITHETKPDAKLIYIGFTGAPETLLKNLQPKEFGKEEYIIRSDGDQLLIAGGAPRGTLYGVIGYLSDYLDCRWYTREVIKTPKQTTITLSQIEDRQKPVFVNREAWYREAYNPEWAMHNRLNPTIVPLPDSMGGSYIAYPFAHTFSQLVPSEKHFSTHPEYFAEVNGKRLNGPNPQLCLTNPAVVKIATAQVFEWIKEHPEANIFSIDQNDGEGNCTCKDCKKIDDAEGSPSGSLLTFVNQIADTVGKVYPAVNLRTFAYAYTEVPPRNIRPADNVTIRLCHYQYCSAHPLTGCDDHKPFIERFNAWKKIAKHISIWDYYTDFAQFLMPFPNFESFKHDIKWYADHGVESIFAQGNNVPDNGGGEFSELRAWVISQLLWNANRDPQALVDEYVNNVYGDAAPFISGYIKLLHDEVKKDNLHFSIWLRPEEVKYLSVPVMQKADSLFGQALKAAAGDTDLINRVELAYLPVLYIKLYFYSTGGTAYLNKKEVPYTFDRFKKIIARHQIKATSEDEKSYGGLAGFMKNVESSATFYTDWWLIGPFNDTDSKGLQTSFLPENSLDIRKVYPGNGSKTTWIKHENKASGYIDFTSIFTPTEKVVAYAQRTITTATAKPMKFGVGSNDGVRVWINGKLVLDRPVARKAKPNEDIIDVNLKKGENTILVKVNQLKGGWGFYFAEL